The nucleotide window ATTCCGGAAGTTATTGGTTGAAGTAAAACCAAACTAACTGTTTGTGCATCAATAAGTAAAATCTGTGTTGGTGAACCTATTGTTGGAGTTATATTTAACTGATTTATTGATAATGAAGAGAAATCAATACTTTCGTTAAAGTAAAGAGTTAATGTATCATAGGTAGATGTTAAATTATAGCTTATAAGTTGTGGTCCGGATGTATCTAAAAACTGGCCGGTTACTGAGTTTGTTTTTCCGGGTGTTCCTCCCGCAGAATCTATACTTGCACGCCAATTTCCTATTCCAGAACAACTATTTCGAGGTTCAATACGCTCTAAACTCCAACCGCCATTTTGTTTGCTAACATCCTGATACCAAGATAATTGATATGAAACTGAATCTATAACATTCCCGAAATTATCCAATAGTTTGAAATTATCGCTACTGTTATTTAGCGAAGGTAAGGTGCTCAATGTCGGGCACACTCGGCCAAAAGGCGAAAATAAAGAAACATTAGCCGGAGAACATAAAATAACGATGCTATCCGGTGGCAATAACATCGGCGTTAAAAAACTACCGGTGCTTAAATCCCGAATCTCTAACGTCCCTAAATCCAATAACTTACCACTTACATTGATTAACTCAACAAACTCTTGGTTCGGTAGCCCAACCACCGGATCCGGATCCGGTAATAACTCGTTAAAACGAATATCACCCACCGAAACAACCTCCGGAATACCTAATATCACCGATAAATTACTTTGGGCATTCCCTAAGCAATCTTTTATCTGGTTAATAATCAATGTGTAAAGAACTCCCACAGAAAAAGAACTGCCATAAGTCAGTGTTAGTTGTGTTTTATCTCCTGAAAGACTTAAATTAGTAGGTGAACCAAAACCATTGTTTATATTGTAATTCAGTAAATTAACTGCCGTTACTGAATCTACTGCTTCATTGAATATTAAAGCAACTGAATTTCCGGAAATTGCGCTGCTGAGTAAATTAGGAGGATACACATCTAAGGGTTGGTTTAAGACCGAATTGGTTCTTCCGGGGGTTCCACCCGCAGGGTCAATAGAGGCTCGCCAATTGGATATTCCGGGGCATAACCCGTTCGGGAAAATACGCTCTAAACTCCAACCACCATTTTGTTTGCTAACATCCTGATACCAAGATAATTGATATGCAACTGAATCTATAACATTCCCGAAATTATCCAATAGTTTGAAATTATCGCTACTGTTATTTAGCGAAGGTAAGGTGCTCAATGTCGGGCACACTCGGCCAAAAGGCGAAAATAAAGAAACATTAGCCGGAGAACATAAAATAACGATGCTATCCGGTGGCAATAACATCGGCGTTAAAAAACTACCGGTGCTTAAATCCCGAATCTCTAACGTCCCTAAATCCAATAACTTACCACTTACATTGATTAACTCAACAAACTCTTGGTTCGGTAGCCCAACCACCGGATCCGGATCCGGTAATAACTCGTTAAAACGAATATCACCCACCGAAACAACCTCCGGAATACCTAATATCACCGATAAATTACTTTGGGCATTCCCTAAGCAATCTTTTATCTGGTTAATAATCAATGTGTAAAGAACTCCCACAGAAAAAGAACTGCCATAAGTCAGTGTTAGTTGTGTTTTATCTCCTGAAAGACTTAAATTAGTAGGTGAACCAAAACCATTGTTTATATTGTAATTCAGTAAATTAACTGCCGTTACTGAATCTACTGCTTCATTGAATATTAAAGCAACTGAATTTCCGGAAATTGCGCTGCTGAGTAAATTAGGAGGATACACATCTAAGGGTTGGTTTAAGACCGAATTGGTTCTTCCGGGGGTTCCACCCGCAGGGTCAATAGAGGCTCGCCAATTGGATATTCCGGGGCATAACCCGTTCGGGAAAATACGCTCTAAACTCCAACCACCATTTTGTTTGCTAACATCCTGATACCAAGATAATTGATATGAAACAACATCTATTATGTTGCTGTTAGAATCCTTTATGGTGATTGTATCGCTGGAATTATTTAAGGATGGCCAAGAACTTAATCCAAGCGTAGAACCAAATGGACTGAACAATGAGACGTAAGTATTTGCGCAGAGAATCAAAAAACTGTCGGGTTTGAGTTGATAGCTTCCCAATGTAGCGGTTGTTGTGCCATCGGTTATTTTCCAACCCGCTAAATCTAAGACTTTAGTGCTTCGGTTAAAAATCTCCACAAACTCCTGCGCCGGTAATCCCACAACCGGCGTAGGGTCAGGAAGTAATTCGTTTATTACTACATCATTAAACTGTGGAACTACCGGTGCGTACCAAACAAAAGACATGGTGTCTGGTGCTGAGTTCAGTGCAGCATCTTGTATGTTCTTGATAATTAATTGATAACTCTGTGAATCTATAAACTTTGAGGCAAAAAATAATTCTACTTGTGAAAAACTCCCTCCGGGTCTATTCACTAAATAAGGATTAGAAATACTGGGAATGACTTCATAATTTAAGATATTTTCACCAGAAGGTAAAATAAAATTTTCAGAGAAATTAATCCGTAAACTACTATCACTCAGAACTGTAATGTTAGAGATACGTGGCGGAATAGTATCCAATATTGGGGGCCCAACATAAAAATCATCAAAATAAAAACTTGTTGCTGTGGATGTTGTATGCTTACAATAAACCCCAAAAAAGTTTGATGTGGTGTAGGTATTGTCTGTTCCTGTTCCTTCCAAAATATAGTTCGTTCCTCCTAATGAATCTGAATAAATTTCCCAAAATCCGGTTGCACTTCTGGTAACTTTAATTCTGAAAATATTATTATTTCTGGCGGCTCTTCCATTGATTCCTCTGATTACCAACTGGTTAGTAAGTCCGGCTTGGCGATAAAGTTCTATTGCATCATTATTACCTGTTTCTCCGCCAAGCTGAAGATAATATCCATTTAAAGCAGCGGTTAAATCACTTTGATTACTTATTAAATAAACCCGAGCTAAATTAGTTGTGCTTGGGCTGAAGTTACATCTGGCGTAAAATTCCCATACTATATCATTTGTTAAAGATTGATTAGTAACTAAGTAGTCTATTGCGGTAGCCGCCGGCCCATTGGTTTGCAACTGTTTTGCTGCATTAACGGTGAAGTTTGCGGTTATTCCCTGCCAAGTAGGATTATTGGTAAAGTCTCCGTCAGAGAAATCATCCACTAATTGTCCATAGCTAAATTGAAAAGCAATGAGAAAAATTGCTATCTGAATAGAAAAGAGTTTGAACACATCCAAAAAAACGAAAAAAAATGAAGCGAATATAAATTTATTGTTAATATTTTTTTAAAATAGCTGGCTATGCTGGGTTGGGGGAATTTTTCCAAAGTGAGTATAGGCTTTTATTGTGGCTTCGCGCCCACGCGGAGTTCTTTTTAGGAAACCTTCCATAATTAAGTATGGTTCATAAACCTCTTCGATGGTTTCGGCATCTTCTCCAATAGCTGTTGCTAATGTATTAATGCCCACCGGTCCGCCGCCAAATTTTTCTAATAACGTCAAAAGTAAGTTGTTATCCATTTTATCAAGTCCTGCGGAATCCACTTCAAGGGCAGCTAAGGCATATTGGGCAAGCTCTTTGGAAAGGTTGCCTTGATTTTCAATTTGTGCAAAATCTCTGGATCTGCGTAGTAAGCGGTTAGCAATTCGGGGGGTACCTCGGCTTCTACGAGCTATTTCTATGGCAGCATCTTCGGATGTATTTATTCTCAGCATTTTAGCAGATCTCACAACAATTTGTTTTAATAGTTCTGTGTCGTAATACTCTAACCGACATTGAATGCCAAAACGAGCTAACATTGGAGAGGTAAGCAGCCCGGCACGGGTAGTTGCTCCAACTAAGGTAAAGGGGTTCAATTTGATTTCAATAGAGCGGGCATTAGGGCCTGTTTCTATCAAAATATCAATTTTAAAATCTTCCATTGCGGAATACAAATATTCTTCTACAACGGGGCTAAGTCGGTGAATTTCATCAATAAACAGGACATCTCCCTTTTCAAGATTGGTTAATAATCCGGCTAAGTCTCCAGGTTTTTCGATAACGGGGCCACTTGTTGTTTTGAGGTTAGCTTGTAATTCCTGAGCTATTATAGCCGCTAAGGTTGTTTTTCCCAAACCTGGGGGGCCATGAAGCAATACGTGATCTAAGGCTTCTTGACGCAATAACGCCGCCTGAGTAAACACTTTTAGGTTTTTAACATTTTTATGCTGGCCTAAAAAATCTTCAAATCGTTTGGGACGTAAGGCTTTTTCCTCTACATCTTCCGGTAAAAACTGCGATTCTATATGTGGATTACGCATTGCTAAAGCAAAGATAGTGTACTATAAGCAAAGCGGCAATAATTACACCTTAAAACGAACAACAAGCCTACACTTCCGGCAAATTTCCACAACTTTTTAGAACTTTTAGGCATCTAAATTTGTAGAAACCCGCAGTAAAAACCATAATTTTGCAGTCATTGAAAAAGCAAAAAGCAGGATTATATCCGCTACAAGTTTGGCTGGTATATATCTTTTTGGTAATTGTTTGGGGGGCATCTTATTTCTTCATTAAAAGAGGCTTAGTTGTTTTTAATCCTGCTCAAATTGCCATGATACGTATTGGAGTTGCAAGTGCAGGATTATTACCGGTAGCCATTTTTTATCTAAACAAGCAGATAAAACTTCCCTTATTGCCACTATTTTTAGCCGGGATTTTTGGGAACTTAATACCGGCATTTTTGTTTAGTATAGCACAGCAGTTTATCCAGAGTTCTACAGCCGGAATTCTAAATTCATTAACGCCGGTATTTACGCTACTTTTCGGGGCATGGTTATTTTCAACCGAAATTACGTGGCGGAAAGTAGCCGGAATCTGCTTAGGTTTGATTGGTGCTATCAGTTTGGTCTTACTAAAGCCCGGAGGCGGTATAGAGTCAAACGTTAAGTATGGAGCTTTAATTATCTTAGCTACAGGTTTTTATGGTATAAATATTAATATTTTAAAGAAGCATTTTCACGATGTTCCGGCTGCCGCAGTTTCGGCAATATGTTTGCTTATGATTGGGCCAATATGCTGGGCAGGGTTGTTTTTTTCAGATGTTTTTTATAAACTTTCTACGGTACAAGGGGCTTGGGAGTCTTTTATGTATTTAGTAATACTGGGCTTTTTGAATACTGCTATTGCCTTAGTATTATTTAATTGGCTAATTAAGCAAACAAGTGCGCTGTTTGCCTCTACCGGAACATTTTTAACACTGATAATTTCAATACTTTTGGGAGCCCTTGACCATGAGGCTATTACAGGTATGCACTTAGCAGGTATGTGTGTGATATTAACAGGCGTTTGGCTTACCACACGCAGTTAATTGTTGGTAGATTCTGGATAAATCTGGATAAATAAATTATCGAATTAGCATATAAAATTTTTAATTTTGCGGGCGAATGGGTGAAACATTGGAAGATATTCAGGCTCCAATTGCGCAGGAATTAGCGCAGTTTGAGCGATACTTTAGGTCTTCCATGCAGACGCGCGTTGTTCTGTTAGATACTATTATGCGCTACATCCTGCGGCGAAAAGGAAAGCAGATGCGCCCATTATTTGTGCTTCTTTCAGCCCAAGTCTGCGGTGGAATACAACCCGCGACCTACCGCGGTGCAGCTTTGGTAGAATTACTGCATACTGCTACGCTTGTTCATGATGATGTGGTAGATGACTCCGATCAAAGACGCGGATTCTTCTCCTTAAATGCTCTTTGGAAAAACAAAATAGCTGTTCTTGTAGGCGATTTTTTGCTCTCCAAGGGATTACTTATGTCTTTGGAACACAATGACTTTGAACTTCTGAAAATTGTTTCTAATGCAGTTAAGATGATGAGTGAAGGGGAACTTCTTCAAATAGAAAAATCTCGTATCCTGAATATTGATGAGCCTATTTACTTTGACATTATCCGGCAAAAGACCGCTTCCTTAATTGCATCCTGCTGCGCCTGCGGAGCTGCCAGTACCAATAATGACCCAGAAATTATTGAAAAAATGCGCCGATTCGGCGAACTCGCCGGAATAGCCTTCCAAATCAAAGATGACTTATTTGACTACGGAACACAAGCTGTCGGAAAACCACTCGGAATTGATATAAAAGAAAAAAAACTAACCCTCCCGCTAATTCATGCCCTAAACCAAGCCTCTTGGATTGAACGCAGAAAAATCTTATTTACAATTAGATACCAAAATACCGACTATAAAAAATTACAGACTCTCTATAAATTTGTGAATGAACATAATGGCATAGAATATGCCAAACAAGCTATGGAAAATTATGTAAAACAAGCATTAGCTATTTTAAACACCTTCCCAGATACCCCGCCCAAAAAATCATTAGAAGCACTTGTGCAATTTATATTATACAGAACCAATTAAATTTTCCCTAAAAATATTTTATAAACCATGATTCAACGTATTGTTAGACTGGAATTTAGACCGGAATACATAACCGAATTTTCACAACTATTCAGTGAGTCTAAGGAATTGATACGAGCTATGCCCGGCTGCCTTTATTTAGAACTCTTAGAAGATTTGGATAATAAATCAGTAAGATATACTATAAGCCACTGGGAATCACCTGAACACTTAGAAAACTACCGTAATAGTGAGGTTTTTAAGAATATTTGGACAAAAACAAAAACCTTATTCGCAGCAAAGCCGATTGTTTATAGCTTAGTCTCTGAAATGGTTATTTCATAATAATCCGAACGTTAGGCATAAAAGCCAATAAACTACTTTTTTTAAAAAAATGAATGAGGAACACTATTTTGCAGTGTTCCTCATTCATTTTTAGCATCTTTAAAATCAATGATTTACAATTAT belongs to Bacteroidia bacterium and includes:
- a CDS encoding lamin tail domain-containing protein, producing MFKLFSIQIAIFLIAFQFSYGQLVDDFSDGDFTNNPTWQGITANFTVNAAKQLQTNGPAATAIDYLVTNQSLTNDIVWEFYARCNFSPSTTNLARVYLISNQSDLTAALNGYYLQLGGETGNNDAIELYRQAGLTNQLVIRGINGRAARNNNIFRIKVTRSATGFWEIYSDSLGGTNYILEGTGTDNTYTTSNFFGVYCKHTTSTATSFYFDDFYVGPPILDTIPPRISNITVLSDSSLRINFSENFILPSGENILNYEVIPSISNPYLVNRPGGSFSQVELFFASKFIDSQSYQLIIKNIQDAALNSAPDTMSFVWYAPVVPQFNDVVINELLPDPTPVVGLPAQEFVEIFNRSTKVLDLAGWKITDGTTTATLGSYQLKPDSFLILCANTYVSLFSPFGSTLGLSSWPSLNNSSDTITIKDSNSNIIDVVSYQLSWYQDVSKQNGGWSLERIFPNGLCPGISNWRASIDPAGGTPGRTNSVLNQPLDVYPPNLLSSAISGNSVALIFNEAVDSVTAVNLLNYNINNGFGSPTNLSLSGDKTQLTLTYGSSFSVGVLYTLIINQIKDCLGNAQSNLSVILGIPEVVSVGDIRFNELLPDPDPVVGLPNQEFVELINVSGKLLDLGTLEIRDLSTGSFLTPMLLPPDSIVILCSPANVSLFSPFGRVCPTLSTLPSLNNSSDNFKLLDNFGNVIDSVAYQLSWYQDVSKQNGGWSLERIFPNGLCPGISNWRASIDPAGGTPGRTNSVLNQPLDVYPPNLLSSAISGNSVALIFNEAVDSVTAVNLLNYNINNGFGSPTNLSLSGDKTQLTLTYGSSFSVGVLYTLIINQIKDCLGNAQSNLSVILGIPEVVSVGDIRFNELLPDPDPVVGLPNQEFVELINVSGKLLDLGTLEIRDLSTGSFLTPMLLPPDSIVILCSPANVSLFSPFGRVCPTLSTLPSLNNSSDNFKLLDNFGNVIDSVSYQLSWYQDVSKQNGGWSLERIEPRNSCSGIGNWRASIDSAGGTPGKTNSVTGQFLDTSGPQLISYNLTSTYDTLTLYFNESIDFSSLSINQLNITPTIGSPTQILLIDAQTVSLVLLQPITSGIIYQLTVTNFKDCIGNLTNSQTISIGVPEQGLLRDVIFNELFPDPDPTQGLPEYEFVEIFNRSSKIISLAGWKLTDGSSTATINDFMLMPQQYLLIASSAVKQFFEPFGSTVGVSNFPSLNNSSDKLVLINNLGEIVDSVTYSDTWYQDNVKKDGGWTLERIDPNEFCHTTGNWIASNNSIGGTPGQQNSVIGSFIDTDIPQIKIIQTINNQEIIITFSENMNPDAIANPSLYFASPTLGNPMLITQLNDYQLLVRFSANIDSNFVYSIQINGQKDCSGNQAGTLRGEFFIPVAASAGDILLSEVLLSPPVGGQRHVELYNNSSKIISLFNWSLAKGDAITDSIISPKKLSNSDLIIRPGKYLCFSKDTAWTRSWFLPPDTAQFARAELPTYSDSKDKVYLLSADNQIIDKLNYTNSMHFGDLLNKRGVALERLDYSRPTNMSGNWFSASADVNFGTPGYRNSQKKPDNQSNTEVSLSPEVFSPDEDGFNDFLAIQLNFPTPGTVISIQIFDAEGRKIRKLANSVTISYEGEQVLWDGTDETGRKLSVGSYIFLVSAHNPTDGFHKEYKLTAVLAGKF
- a CDS encoding antibiotic biosynthesis monooxygenase gives rise to the protein MIQRIVRLEFRPEYITEFSQLFSESKELIRAMPGCLYLELLEDLDNKSVRYTISHWESPEHLENYRNSEVFKNIWTKTKTLFAAKPIVYSLVSEMVIS
- the ruvB gene encoding Holliday junction branch migration DNA helicase RuvB; the encoded protein is MRNPHIESQFLPEDVEEKALRPKRFEDFLGQHKNVKNLKVFTQAALLRQEALDHVLLHGPPGLGKTTLAAIIAQELQANLKTTSGPVIEKPGDLAGLLTNLEKGDVLFIDEIHRLSPVVEEYLYSAMEDFKIDILIETGPNARSIEIKLNPFTLVGATTRAGLLTSPMLARFGIQCRLEYYDTELLKQIVVRSAKMLRINTSEDAAIEIARRSRGTPRIANRLLRRSRDFAQIENQGNLSKELAQYALAALEVDSAGLDKMDNNLLLTLLEKFGGGPVGINTLATAIGEDAETIEEVYEPYLIMEGFLKRTPRGREATIKAYTHFGKIPPTQHSQLF
- a CDS encoding DMT family transporter — protein: MKKQKAGLYPLQVWLVYIFLVIVWGASYFFIKRGLVVFNPAQIAMIRIGVASAGLLPVAIFYLNKQIKLPLLPLFLAGIFGNLIPAFLFSIAQQFIQSSTAGILNSLTPVFTLLFGAWLFSTEITWRKVAGICLGLIGAISLVLLKPGGGIESNVKYGALIILATGFYGININILKKHFHDVPAAAVSAICLLMIGPICWAGLFFSDVFYKLSTVQGAWESFMYLVILGFLNTAIALVLFNWLIKQTSALFASTGTFLTLIISILLGALDHEAITGMHLAGMCVILTGVWLTTRS
- a CDS encoding polyprenyl synthetase family protein, with the protein product MGETLEDIQAPIAQELAQFERYFRSSMQTRVVLLDTIMRYILRRKGKQMRPLFVLLSAQVCGGIQPATYRGAALVELLHTATLVHDDVVDDSDQRRGFFSLNALWKNKIAVLVGDFLLSKGLLMSLEHNDFELLKIVSNAVKMMSEGELLQIEKSRILNIDEPIYFDIIRQKTASLIASCCACGAASTNNDPEIIEKMRRFGELAGIAFQIKDDLFDYGTQAVGKPLGIDIKEKKLTLPLIHALNQASWIERRKILFTIRYQNTDYKKLQTLYKFVNEHNGIEYAKQAMENYVKQALAILNTFPDTPPKKSLEALVQFILYRTN